A genomic stretch from Terriglobus sp. RCC_193 includes:
- the queF gene encoding preQ(1) synthase → MMTNTNPLYTDEHAAAGTKEPMPAIETWQNQFRSYEILIDDPEFTSVCPRTGLPDFGHIIIRYMPKDKCLELKSLKEYLFCYRNLGIFQENICNRILDDMVTACDPIWAEVKGDFRPRGGISTVVTATYPRPHDQTTPPR, encoded by the coding sequence ATGATGACCAACACCAATCCGCTCTACACCGACGAGCACGCAGCCGCCGGGACCAAAGAGCCCATGCCCGCTATCGAGACGTGGCAGAACCAGTTCCGCTCCTACGAGATACTCATCGACGACCCGGAGTTTACCAGCGTGTGTCCCCGCACCGGCCTGCCGGACTTCGGCCACATCATCATCCGCTACATGCCAAAGGACAAGTGCCTGGAACTGAAGAGCCTGAAAGAATATCTCTTCTGCTACCGCAACCTTGGCATCTTCCAGGAAAACATCTGCAACCGCATCCTTGACGACATGGTCACTGCCTGCGATCCCATCTGGGCCGAGGTCAAAGGTGACTTCCGCCCCCGTGGCGGTATCAGCACTGTGGTTACGGCGACCTATCCGCGCCCGCACGATCAAACCACACCGCCCAGGTAA